A region of Geobacillus sp. 46C-IIa DNA encodes the following proteins:
- a CDS encoding amidase: protein MEKRLNTKTISELSPLLKNKEVSPVELVDDVLEQIETLNDQLNAYIEVTAEKARKQAELAESEIRSGNYRGPLHGIPIAIKDILYVANETTTMGSKIHRNFRPTYSATVIEKLTEAGAVFPGKTNLHEYAWGATNNNPHFGPARNPWDPERIPGGSSGGSGVATAAHMTIASLGTDTGGSIRIPSSFCGIVGLKPTYGLVSKYGCFPLAWSLDHIGPMAKTARDAAYILEAMAGYDPKDPTSTNAPATSYSTQFTESVKGVKIGIEPYFFDHVDEGVERAVKQAIASLEREGAVVETVRIPTLQYAQYAEMVTILSEASAIHHNHVVEREEEFGDDVRFLLKLGELPSAVDYLEAQQIRLKLDHEFMEIFNKVDVLITPTIPFLPPKIGQDTVWINGEEVNFLDHIIRFTGPFNLTGLPAVTVPCGFVQGLPVGMQIIGPAFGDGTILNVADVFETLHPELKYPPAVLRK, encoded by the coding sequence GTGGAAAAACGGCTAAATACGAAAACAATCTCTGAACTTTCCCCTCTTCTAAAAAACAAAGAAGTTTCACCTGTTGAACTCGTTGACGATGTACTCGAACAAATTGAAACATTAAACGATCAGCTGAATGCCTATATAGAGGTGACAGCAGAGAAAGCACGCAAGCAAGCTGAGTTGGCGGAATCGGAAATCCGATCTGGAAATTACCGCGGCCCGCTACATGGCATCCCTATAGCAATCAAAGATATTCTTTACGTAGCTAATGAAACAACAACGATGGGGTCAAAAATTCACCGAAACTTCCGGCCAACTTACAGTGCGACAGTAATCGAGAAGTTGACGGAAGCGGGAGCAGTGTTTCCTGGAAAAACAAACTTGCATGAGTATGCTTGGGGAGCAACGAACAATAATCCTCATTTCGGACCTGCCCGAAATCCTTGGGATCCTGAACGCATTCCCGGAGGCTCAAGCGGAGGATCGGGGGTCGCAACGGCGGCGCATATGACGATTGCTTCCCTAGGAACAGATACCGGTGGTTCGATTCGAATTCCTTCTTCGTTTTGCGGCATTGTCGGTTTAAAGCCCACCTATGGACTAGTAAGCAAATATGGTTGCTTCCCGCTTGCATGGTCGTTGGACCATATCGGTCCGATGGCGAAAACGGCGAGGGACGCTGCCTATATTTTAGAAGCCATGGCAGGATACGACCCAAAAGATCCTACTTCCACCAATGCCCCTGCAACGAGTTATTCCACACAATTTACGGAGTCTGTTAAAGGTGTAAAAATTGGCATAGAACCGTACTTCTTTGATCATGTGGATGAAGGAGTCGAACGAGCAGTTAAACAAGCAATTGCCTCTTTGGAACGCGAAGGCGCTGTTGTAGAAACTGTGCGAATTCCAACATTGCAATATGCGCAGTATGCGGAAATGGTCACGATTCTTTCAGAAGCTAGCGCTATTCATCACAATCATGTAGTAGAAAGGGAAGAAGAGTTTGGCGATGATGTCCGTTTCCTTTTAAAGCTTGGAGAACTCCCTTCCGCTGTAGACTACTTGGAAGCGCAACAAATTCGTTTGAAATTGGATCACGAGTTCATGGAAATATTCAATAAGGTAGATGTTTTGATCACCCCAACCATTCCGTTTCTCCCTCCAAAAATTGGGCAGGATACGGTATGGATCAATGGAGAGGAAGTAAACTTTCTTGACCATATCATCCGTTTTACAGGACCGTTTAACTTGACGGGTTTGCCTGCTGTAACGGTGCCATGTGGTTTTGTTCAAGGACTTCCTGTAGGGATGCAAATCATCGGCCCAGCCTTTGGGGATGGAACGATATTAAATGTTGCTGATGTGTTTGAAACGTTGCATCCTGAGCTGAAATACCCGCCGGCCGTTCTAAGAAAGTAA
- a CDS encoding acetamidase/formamidase family protein has protein sequence MEAKQTVFVNEFTNGILDPHGNMLGPVQDGGYIVANTTPGCWGPMITPCIRGGHEVTKPVFVEGAEVGDAIAIKIKWIRVTSIATSSGNDKPMEGRFVGDPFIAVKCPQCGTMYPETKIEGIGPEAIRCANCGADVTPFVFTNGYTMTFDPNRQIGVTVHKEAAEHIARQGRYYMATPDNSVQNPIVTFAPHDLVGTVARLRPFLGQLGTTPARPLPDSHNAGDFGQFLINAPHEYGITKEQLGDRTDGHMDINRVREGAVLICPVKVRGGGVYLGDMHAMQGDGEIAGHTTDVSGIVTLQVKVIKGLTIDGPILLPVAEDLPYLAKPLTKKEKEIALDLAQSWGVNKLEESLPISFVGTGANLNEATENGLQRAAKTLGISVPEVMNRATITGAIEIGRHPGVITVTFLCPIRYLDKISLTSLVYDQYRSVLD, from the coding sequence ATGGAAGCGAAACAAACCGTGTTTGTCAATGAGTTCACTAACGGCATCTTAGACCCTCATGGAAACATGCTTGGCCCCGTGCAGGATGGGGGATACATTGTCGCCAATACTACTCCTGGCTGCTGGGGACCGATGATCACTCCTTGCATCCGCGGTGGCCATGAAGTGACAAAGCCCGTTTTTGTCGAAGGCGCGGAAGTAGGAGACGCCATTGCGATTAAGATCAAATGGATTCGCGTCACCTCTATCGCCACATCCTCAGGAAATGATAAGCCAATGGAAGGTCGGTTTGTCGGCGATCCGTTCATTGCTGTCAAATGCCCACAGTGCGGAACGATGTACCCGGAAACGAAAATCGAGGGGATCGGCCCGGAAGCCATTCGGTGCGCGAATTGCGGCGCGGACGTGACTCCATTTGTATTTACGAACGGCTATACGATGACGTTTGATCCAAACCGACAGATCGGCGTGACCGTGCATAAAGAAGCGGCAGAACACATCGCTCGACAAGGACGGTACTACATGGCGACACCCGACAACTCCGTCCAAAACCCGATCGTCACGTTTGCGCCCCATGACTTAGTCGGAACGGTGGCCAGACTCCGCCCGTTCCTCGGACAGCTCGGCACCACCCCGGCGCGTCCGCTACCGGATTCACATAACGCCGGCGACTTTGGCCAATTTCTGATCAACGCCCCACATGAATACGGGATTACGAAAGAACAGCTGGGAGATCGCACGGACGGACATATGGACATTAACCGTGTACGCGAAGGCGCCGTGTTGATCTGCCCTGTGAAAGTGCGAGGCGGAGGCGTTTATCTCGGTGATATGCATGCCATGCAGGGCGACGGAGAAATTGCTGGGCATACGACCGACGTATCTGGCATCGTCACCCTTCAAGTGAAAGTGATCAAAGGGTTGACCATTGACGGACCGATTCTTCTTCCTGTTGCTGAAGACCTCCCCTACTTAGCAAAGCCATTGACAAAAAAAGAAAAAGAAATCGCCCTCGATTTGGCACAATCATGGGGAGTAAACAAATTGGAAGAATCGTTGCCGATTTCCTTTGTCGGGACAGGTGCCAACCTAAATGAGGCAACAGAAAACGGGTTGCAACGGGCAGCGAAAACGTTAGGCATCTCTGTCCCTGAGGTGATGAACCGTGCCACGATTACCGGCGCCATCGAAATTGGCCGACATCCTGGGGTCATCACCGTGACCTTCTTGTGCCCCATTCGTTATTTAGACAAGATTAGTTTGACCTCGCTAGTGTACGATCAATATCGCAGCGTTTTGGATTGA
- a CDS encoding RNA-guided endonuclease TnpB family protein has translation MPTITLNIRFFPHHPQLLRQLGEEYIRVVNELTEQMEHQKSFPKLTTKHVNANLPSAVLNQAIRDARSVFKKMKKTGKRPILKKRVYFVNNQNYSIGKDIIAFPIMQNGAVKKTKFRAMITERDQKFLANAKLGLMRIVEKSGKWYAQVSIDVPVSEKDNEKVMGVDLGLKVPAVAVTSTGKTRFFGNGRMNKYIRRNYQEQRKKLGKLKKLSAIRKLNNKEHRVMTDINHKISRQIVNLAIQEEVSVIKLERLTNIRQTARTSRKNEKHLHTWSFYQLSKFIEYKAKLAGISVVYVNPKYTSQLCPQCGAKNKAKDRQYRCQDCGYTTHRDRVGALTIMSVPVMDGVA, from the coding sequence TTGCCAACCATCACCTTGAATATTCGTTTTTTTCCTCACCATCCTCAACTGCTTCGTCAGTTGGGAGAAGAGTATATTCGAGTGGTGAATGAATTGACTGAACAAATGGAACACCAAAAATCCTTTCCTAAACTCACAACGAAGCATGTCAATGCCAATCTCCCTTCCGCTGTGTTAAATCAAGCGATTCGAGATGCAAGAAGTGTATTTAAAAAGATGAAAAAAACAGGGAAACGTCCAATTCTCAAAAAGCGGGTTTATTTTGTCAATAATCAAAACTATTCCATTGGCAAAGATATCATCGCTTTCCCTATTATGCAAAATGGGGCAGTGAAAAAGACGAAATTCCGTGCCATGATCACCGAACGTGATCAAAAGTTTCTTGCGAATGCGAAACTTGGACTCATGCGAATCGTTGAGAAGTCAGGGAAATGGTATGCTCAAGTGTCGATCGACGTCCCTGTAAGTGAAAAGGACAATGAAAAAGTCATGGGTGTCGATCTTGGATTGAAAGTTCCGGCGGTGGCAGTCACTTCCACAGGAAAGACTCGATTTTTTGGCAATGGCCGCATGAACAAATATATACGCCGCAACTATCAAGAACAGAGAAAGAAGTTAGGAAAACTCAAGAAGTTGTCTGCCATTCGCAAATTGAACAATAAAGAACATCGTGTAATGACGGATATCAATCATAAAATCAGCCGCCAGATCGTCAATCTGGCCATTCAAGAAGAGGTATCTGTTATCAAATTAGAGAGGCTGACGAACATTCGTCAGACGGCAAGAACAAGCCGTAAAAACGAAAAACACTTGCATACATGGAGCTTTTATCAACTTTCCAAGTTTATCGAATACAAGGCGAAATTAGCTGGAATCTCGGTTGTGTATGTGAACCCGAAATACACATCGCAACTCTGCCCGCAATGCGGAGCAAAGAACAAAGCGAAAGACCGTCAATACCGTTGTCAAGACTGTGGGTACACGACCCATCGAGATCGCGTGGGTGCATTAACTATTATGAGTGTACCTGTGATGGATGGAGTAGCGTAA
- the tnpA gene encoding IS200/IS605 family transposase yields the protein MEQYRCTKTIVSLINYHFVFCPRYRRKVLVGEVEIRFKQLVQQICKENDWRILAMEVMPDHCHLFLNCLPTDSPSAIMAKVKGVTSRILRQEFKHLAHLPSLWTRSFFVSTAGNVSSETIKRYVEAQKKRG from the coding sequence ATGGAACAGTACAGATGCACCAAAACGATCGTTTCTCTCATCAATTATCATTTTGTTTTTTGTCCGCGTTATCGAAGAAAAGTGCTGGTTGGTGAAGTTGAAATTCGATTCAAGCAGCTTGTTCAACAAATTTGTAAAGAAAATGATTGGCGTATCCTTGCAATGGAAGTAATGCCGGATCATTGTCATTTGTTTCTCAACTGTCTTCCAACGGATTCTCCTTCAGCAATTATGGCGAAAGTGAAAGGAGTGACCTCTCGAATCTTAAGGCAAGAGTTTAAGCATCTTGCTCACTTGCCAAGTTTATGGACACGCTCATTTTTTGTGAGTACAGCAGGAAATGTATCAAGCGAAACCATTAAGCGATATGTTGAAGCGCAGAAAAAAAGGGGGTGA
- a CDS encoding restriction endonuclease, producing the protein MSKWWMIRAGDRNELIPLWLEKGIASIGWARLGNPKNFRSKERLQRKADEVFAEAKPKSRTSWVNQVWRFAHEIKKGDRVITYSKEKREYIVGTVTEEHRYDPDIGYSYYPNIIRVKWENATVPRDSLSDGAKNSLGSTLTVFRVDEWGDEIEQRLISQSFPKSQPEEGETGEIVEDLVGKALMMIQDKVDKLDPWQMQDLVAGLLQAMGYNVQVSPKGPDGGVDVLAYKDAFGFEKPMIKVQVKHRKSAASAPEIQQLLGANPIDANCLFVSTGGFTSQAEAVAKHNSVKLIDLEELVNLIVHWYENMPNEARALLPLQKMYVPES; encoded by the coding sequence ATGTCAAAATGGTGGATGATCCGCGCCGGCGATCGCAATGAACTGATCCCACTTTGGCTGGAAAAGGGAATCGCATCGATCGGTTGGGCGAGATTGGGCAATCCGAAGAACTTTCGGTCGAAAGAACGGCTGCAGCGAAAGGCGGATGAAGTGTTTGCCGAGGCGAAACCAAAATCGAGAACCAGTTGGGTGAACCAAGTATGGCGTTTTGCCCATGAAATCAAAAAAGGTGATCGTGTGATTACATATTCGAAGGAGAAAAGGGAGTACATTGTTGGAACCGTGACAGAAGAGCATCGCTATGATCCCGACATCGGGTATTCCTATTATCCGAACATCATCCGTGTAAAATGGGAAAATGCCACAGTTCCAAGGGACTCGTTGTCAGACGGAGCGAAGAACAGTTTAGGTTCGACGCTAACGGTTTTTCGAGTTGACGAATGGGGCGATGAAATCGAGCAGCGTTTAATCAGTCAATCATTCCCAAAATCTCAACCTGAAGAGGGGGAAACGGGAGAAATCGTCGAAGACCTTGTTGGAAAAGCGTTGATGATGATCCAAGACAAAGTTGACAAGCTTGATCCGTGGCAAATGCAAGATTTAGTGGCAGGCTTGCTTCAAGCGATGGGGTACAACGTGCAAGTCAGCCCGAAAGGCCCCGATGGCGGTGTGGATGTGTTGGCCTATAAGGACGCATTTGGCTTTGAAAAACCAATGATTAAGGTGCAAGTGAAGCATCGCAAAAGTGCCGCCTCGGCTCCGGAAATCCAGCAGCTTCTTGGGGCCAACCCGATTGATGCCAATTGCCTGTTCGTTTCAACAGGCGGTTTTACTTCCCAAGCAGAGGCAGTCGCCAAACATAATTCCGTTAAACTGATTGATTTAGAAGAATTGGTCAACTTGATTGTCCATTGGTACGAGAACATGCCAAATGAGGCGAGAGCGTTGCTGCCGCTGCAGAAAATGTATGTGCCCGAATCTTGA
- a CDS encoding IS3 family transposase (programmed frameshift), whose product MTRRFDKEFKIHAVKLVVEEGKVVSQTARQLDISPKTLHKWVADYKKDAEHSFVGSGNLKPEDQEKRELQKRIRDLEEENAILKKGHEHLRQKPEVIYTFIHTHRKEFRVAKMCEVLGVSRSGYYAWIKRPESQQKKRQEALKKQIKKIHINSRETYGSPKITKILQKQGVEVSQKTVARIMKDGNIRSKTKKKYKATTNSKHHWPVYPNLLNQQFEVNEPNQAWVADITYIWTKEGWLYFASIMDLFSRKIVGWHLSERMTKELVIKAFQRAIHRRNPQPGLIHHSDQGSQYASNEYQAMLRQYGIQTSMSRKGNCYDNACAESFHSILKKELIFHETFTTRKEAKQRIFEYIECFYNAERIHSANEYVSPMAYEKMHQQGKKQ is encoded by the exons ATGACAAGACGTTTTGATAAAGAATTCAAAATACATGCAGTAAAATTAGTGGTCGAGGAAGGAAAAGTGGTCTCTCAAACCGCAAGACAACTCGATATTTCGCCAAAAACTCTTCATAAATGGGTCGCAGATTATAAAAAAGATGCCGAACATAGTTTTGTAGGAAGTGGAAACCTCAAACCAGAAGATCAAGAAAAGCGCGAACTCCAAAAACGCATCCGTGACCTTGAGGAGGAAAACGCTATTTTAAAAAAGG GCCATGAGCATCTTCGCCAAAAACCAGAAGTAATTTATACATTCATTCATACGCATAGAAAGGAGTTTCGCGTGGCGAAGATGTGTGAAGTCTTAGGCGTTTCAAGAAGTGGATACTATGCTTGGATCAAACGGCCGGAGAGCCAACAAAAGAAAAGACAGGAAGCGTTGAAAAAGCAAATCAAAAAGATTCATATCAATTCAAGAGAAACATATGGCAGTCCAAAAATCACAAAAATCCTTCAGAAACAAGGAGTCGAGGTATCTCAAAAAACGGTCGCCAGAATCATGAAAGATGGGAACATTCGTTCAAAAACAAAGAAAAAATACAAGGCAACCACGAACTCGAAGCATCATTGGCCTGTGTACCCCAACTTATTGAATCAGCAGTTTGAAGTGAATGAGCCGAATCAAGCATGGGTGGCGGATATCACGTATATTTGGACGAAAGAAGGCTGGCTGTATTTCGCATCCATCATGGATTTGTTTTCTCGTAAAATTGTAGGATGGCATCTTTCCGAGCGTATGACAAAGGAGTTAGTGATCAAAGCATTCCAACGAGCCATCCATCGGCGAAATCCTCAACCTGGTCTGATTCACCATTCGGATCAAGGGAGCCAGTATGCATCGAATGAATACCAAGCCATGTTGAGGCAATACGGAATCCAGACGAGCATGAGTCGAAAGGGAAACTGTTATGACAACGCATGTGCGGAATCGTTTCACAGCATCCTGAAAAAGGAACTCATTTTCCACGAAACCTTTACGACAAGGAAAGAAGCGAAACAACGGATTTTTGAATACATTGAGTGTTTTTATAATGCCGAGCGAATTCATTCCGCTAATGAGTACGTGTCTCCGATGGCGTATGAGAAGATGCATCAGCAAGGCAAAAAGCAGTGA
- a CDS encoding ATP-dependent helicase: MSSMQTTAGLHKKRLDFARRSARTWQNYFDAHGLLPNITLSPEQISVVQQDEDQMLINGSAGTGKSLTLIYKLLKVMEQENEPKRILYCSFNTTLVEDARKRIEQSGKFHEIKDKHTLHMETFHYMAARILREIGFPNAEFLRINLENLRRYEGAITRRTIALVDTFMESEEYKKLPMEQKLYKTHAGTFLMDEILWMKANGFVTEELYYHCERAGRGNIPRLTKEQRRTIFYLCKEYEKMLQKKFHDHLDLEDYALLLLKYFEDIPDSLKYDYIFVDEVQDLQAMQLKALVGLAQKSIVVSGDPKQRIYKRSPFSYRDLGLHIEGRKTRNLRTNYRSTKQIMKLASSLEFIDAENDRLDDQRFVREGKKPSIYFFPSSKELVCHLVNQVKAIQKNDPDATIAVIHRHDADVYAIYRCPVLMELKKHFDVITTSQYGRKFDLNKQKKPLFFTDAYGVKGLEFDYVFLIHFDRDHYPNKKRIEELDKRAGDNKNSDAYKADFEAILNDEKKVLYVAITRAKQEVQLMYTGRNFRSICPFVRNFRKEDYDAFGFDSSIYSK, from the coding sequence ATGTCATCGATGCAAACGACAGCTGGTCTCCATAAGAAACGTCTAGACTTTGCGAGACGATCAGCGCGAACTTGGCAAAATTACTTTGATGCCCACGGTCTGTTGCCTAATATTACGCTAAGCCCCGAACAAATTTCCGTTGTCCAGCAAGACGAAGACCAAATGTTGATCAACGGTTCGGCGGGCACTGGTAAAAGTCTGACATTAATTTATAAGTTACTAAAAGTCATGGAACAAGAAAATGAACCGAAGCGCATTTTATATTGTTCGTTTAATACGACGCTTGTTGAAGATGCCAGAAAACGAATTGAGCAGTCGGGCAAGTTTCATGAGATCAAAGACAAACATACCTTGCATATGGAAACTTTTCACTATATGGCGGCGAGGATTTTAAGGGAAATTGGTTTTCCCAATGCAGAGTTTTTGCGGATCAACCTTGAAAACTTGCGGCGCTATGAGGGCGCCATTACACGCCGTACGATAGCACTTGTAGATACTTTTATGGAAAGTGAAGAATACAAAAAGCTGCCAATGGAACAAAAACTTTACAAAACTCATGCGGGTACGTTTCTAATGGATGAAATTCTTTGGATGAAAGCGAACGGTTTTGTCACGGAGGAATTGTATTATCATTGTGAACGGGCAGGAAGGGGGAATATCCCGCGGTTGACCAAAGAGCAGCGCCGAACGATTTTCTATTTGTGTAAGGAATATGAGAAAATGTTACAAAAAAAGTTTCACGATCATTTAGATTTGGAAGATTATGCTTTGTTGCTACTGAAATATTTTGAGGATATTCCCGATTCATTGAAGTACGACTATATTTTTGTTGATGAAGTTCAGGATTTGCAGGCGATGCAATTAAAGGCCTTGGTCGGATTGGCTCAAAAATCAATTGTTGTCTCCGGCGATCCGAAGCAACGTATTTACAAGCGAAGCCCGTTCTCTTATCGGGATTTAGGATTGCATATTGAGGGGAGGAAAACGAGAAACTTGCGAACAAACTACCGATCAACAAAACAAATCATGAAACTGGCAAGTAGTTTGGAGTTCATTGATGCAGAAAATGACCGTTTGGATGACCAACGGTTTGTGAGAGAAGGAAAAAAACCATCGATCTACTTTTTCCCGAGCTCGAAAGAACTGGTTTGTCATCTAGTGAACCAAGTAAAAGCTATTCAGAAAAACGACCCGGATGCGACGATTGCCGTCATCCACCGCCATGATGCGGATGTATATGCCATCTATCGATGTCCAGTTCTTATGGAATTAAAGAAACACTTTGATGTCATCACCACATCCCAATATGGAAGAAAATTTGATTTGAACAAACAAAAAAAGCCGCTTTTTTTTACGGATGCATATGGTGTCAAAGGGCTTGAGTTTGATTATGTATTTTTGATTCATTTTGACCGTGATCATTATCCGAATAAAAAGAGGATTGAAGAGTTGGATAAACGAGCCGGTGACAATAAAAATAGTGACGCCTACAAGGCAGATTTTGAAGCTATACTCAATGATGAAAAGAAAGTTCTTTATGTCGCAATCACTCGTGCAAAACAAGAAGTGCAGTTGATGTATACTGGCCGCAACTTTAGAAGTATTTGTCCTTTTGTAAGAAATTTCCGCAAAGAAGATTACGATGCCTTTGGCTTTGATTCAAGTATATATTCTAAGTAG
- a CDS encoding exodeoxyribonuclease V subunit beta produces the protein MNESKYSVLLFSSDIQQIRASELRQYIQSGSKVYLLTFDDPQELLEDPILHEAHNKELLQVSVVRYAPEWEQAWAVIEDGKVNDSQLLDYLNQNSTFNKGQYELEHAHDRGHYIVKAGAGTGKTTTMINRIMFLKHMQGDLDLRSVVMITFTNEAATNMRSKLLEKLKNYYDVTKDKKYLEWMEEAGWMFIGTIHSFAREFLVTEGQTLGFSRSMEVRSYKHDRRRLIEKYIDQFSVEYPEIYERFRHIPHYQIIRSFIAMIEHLHNKSVSVEAIGQLHFGADSHGFHEFADYVIKHVIRELDEQKKTEETLEISDLISRLASLKNLSSDQLRLSIRYLFVDEFQDTDESQAAFISWLAEKYGCQLFAVGDVKQSIYRFRGADYTAFLQLRQQLETANQVYKEYSLQKNYRSAPTLLTQLNVLFQKWTKIVEKFPFDDTDKLIPSREESCEEGLVALDMDDATLKYLLRRLYREDVAVLVRSNREVMEMVDRIENMGFFCEAAVSGTFYRSLPVREFYLLIRRFTHPYVPKDRYLFHQSSYGENELTIAKVLSAYTPETPFILDRLQTFDNMERWECQWNMSSAITVLQNIIDEVRPYEVFRLRYYNQLRSRFPDGDVEMQRKEAIAKMKEYKMNLERLIFFITREFGDFHASFYDLEKFLSIKMATDTSENERKVTSDVNHRIKVMTVHKAKGLEFDYVLMPLTRHPFMKQGKTDVILISGQAQWKLGYSIDWGDMEFKNSYYNEYAGLEKKEMIGEEVRLLYVALTRARKAVYVNSSSQMNPYQPQCWSDLLESGEMLVV, from the coding sequence ATGAATGAGTCCAAATATTCCGTCCTGCTGTTTTCGTCTGATATTCAGCAAATACGAGCAAGTGAACTTCGGCAGTATATCCAAAGCGGCAGCAAAGTGTATTTGCTTACGTTTGATGATCCGCAAGAACTATTAGAAGATCCGATTTTGCATGAAGCACATAACAAAGAATTGCTCCAAGTTTCCGTTGTTCGCTATGCACCAGAATGGGAACAAGCATGGGCAGTGATTGAAGATGGCAAAGTCAATGACTCTCAATTATTGGATTATCTTAATCAAAACAGCACTTTTAATAAAGGGCAGTATGAACTCGAACATGCCCATGACCGCGGGCATTATATTGTGAAGGCTGGAGCAGGCACGGGAAAAACGACGACGATGATCAACCGGATCATGTTTCTCAAGCATATGCAAGGGGATCTCGATTTACGTTCGGTTGTCATGATCACGTTCACGAACGAAGCTGCTACCAATATGCGTTCGAAGTTGTTAGAAAAGCTAAAAAACTATTACGATGTAACGAAGGATAAAAAATATTTAGAGTGGATGGAAGAAGCAGGATGGATGTTTATCGGCACCATTCACTCGTTTGCTAGGGAGTTTCTCGTCACGGAAGGGCAAACGTTAGGGTTTTCGCGTTCGATGGAGGTAAGGAGTTACAAACATGATCGGAGACGACTGATCGAAAAGTATATTGACCAGTTCTCAGTTGAATACCCAGAGATATACGAACGTTTTCGACACATTCCTCACTATCAAATCATTCGTTCTTTTATCGCCATGATCGAGCATTTGCATAACAAATCGGTCTCTGTTGAAGCGATTGGGCAGCTCCATTTCGGGGCAGACAGCCATGGATTTCATGAGTTTGCCGATTATGTCATCAAACATGTTATTCGGGAGCTTGATGAACAGAAAAAGACGGAGGAAACGTTGGAAATTAGTGATTTAATCAGCCGTTTAGCATCACTCAAGAATCTTTCTTCCGATCAGCTCCGGCTGTCGATCCGTTATTTGTTTGTCGATGAATTCCAGGATACGGATGAATCACAGGCAGCATTCATCAGTTGGTTGGCAGAGAAGTATGGTTGTCAGTTGTTTGCGGTTGGAGATGTGAAGCAAAGCATTTATCGGTTCCGGGGCGCGGACTATACGGCATTTCTTCAATTGCGACAACAGCTGGAAACAGCGAATCAAGTGTACAAAGAGTATTCGTTGCAAAAAAATTACCGATCAGCACCGACATTATTAACACAATTGAACGTCTTATTTCAGAAATGGACAAAAATCGTTGAAAAATTTCCATTTGATGATACGGACAAGCTGATCCCTTCGCGAGAGGAAAGCTGCGAAGAAGGATTAGTTGCGTTAGACATGGATGATGCCACTCTAAAATATTTGCTTCGCCGTTTGTATCGCGAAGATGTTGCCGTCTTAGTCCGCTCAAACCGTGAAGTGATGGAAATGGTAGATAGAATTGAGAATATGGGGTTCTTTTGTGAAGCGGCTGTGTCAGGAACTTTTTACCGTTCATTACCAGTGAGGGAGTTTTATTTATTGATCCGGAGGTTTACCCACCCGTATGTTCCGAAGGATCGTTATCTCTTTCACCAAAGCTCCTATGGGGAGAATGAACTGACCATTGCCAAAGTGTTATCGGCTTATACGCCGGAAACGCCTTTTATTCTTGATCGATTGCAGACATTTGACAATATGGAACGATGGGAATGCCAATGGAATATGTCATCAGCCATCACCGTGTTGCAAAACATCATCGACGAAGTTCGGCCGTATGAAGTCTTCCGCCTTCGCTACTATAACCAGTTGAGATCCCGGTTTCCTGATGGAGATGTGGAGATGCAACGGAAGGAAGCCATTGCGAAAATGAAGGAATACAAAATGAACTTGGAACGCCTCATTTTTTTCATCACAAGGGAATTTGGCGATTTTCATGCTTCTTTCTATGATCTGGAGAAATTTTTATCAATAAAAATGGCAACAGACACCTCGGAGAATGAACGAAAAGTAACGAGCGATGTCAATCACCGGATCAAAGTGATGACCGTCCACAAGGCAAAGGGATTGGAGTTTGACTACGTACTCATGCCATTGACGCGCCATCCGTTTATGAAGCAAGGGAAAACGGATGTAATCTTAATTTCCGGCCAAGCGCAGTGGAAACTGGGGTACAGCATTGATTGGGGTGATATGGAATTTAAAAATAGTTATTACAATGAATATGCCGGTTTAGAAAAGAAAGAAATGATCGGTGAAGAAGTCCGATTGCTGTACGTAGCGTTGACGCGGGCGAGAAAGGCCGTTTATGTAAACAGCTCTTCTCAAATGAATCCATATCAACCCCAGTGTTGGAGCGACTTGTTAGAAAGCGGGGAGATGTTGGTTGTTTAG